One Rhododendron vialii isolate Sample 1 chromosome 2a, ASM3025357v1 genomic region harbors:
- the LOC131315491 gene encoding serine/threonine-protein kinase BLUS1, whose protein sequence is MAQPGQEPKRTNYPLDPHSYRILDEIGRGVSAIVYKAICDPMDSALVAIKAIDFNKSRTDFDTVRREAKTMSLLSHPNILKAHCSFMAESRLWVVMPFMSGGSLQSIMGSLYPNGLSEQCIAAVLKEVLHALCYLHGQGHLHRDIKAGNILIDSNGSVKLADFGVSASIYEPNSGHGSSARRPMLTDLAGTPYWMAPEVIHSHNGYSLKADIWSFGITALELAHGRPPLSHLTPSKTLLMKITKRFRFSDYEKTKSSSSKKFSKAFRDMVGLCLDQDPSKRPCAEKLLKHSFFKNCKGTDFLVKNVLQGLSSVEQRFRGSKLLRLASMNRSTDDDDEGDDEGFSFMKQRRISGWNFNEDGFELDPVFPTNKDEDPDIVKQVRFGGETVIQNRGGDSEASDSSSPGKVVDARLGDQMKVCSETGDNGGGGEAELGGGSVGRAEVVGSLLFLKKSLDAQRQSVRNMIVFLGGGESVDLNREEQLAQVIENLKGELEREKKKRFELEMELEFLKLQLSSPSE, encoded by the exons ATGGCTCAACCAGGACAAGAACCCAAAAGAACCAACTACCCACTCGACCCACACTCTTACCGAATCCTCGACGAAATCGGCCGGGGAGTGAGCGCCATAGTCTACAAAGCAATCTGCGACCCGATGGACTCCGCCTTGGTCGCCATCAAAGCGATCGACTTCAACAAGTCGCGAACCGACTTCGACACTGTTCGTCGGGAGGCCAAAACGATGTCACTTCTGTCGCACCCGAATATTCTGAAGGCTCATTGTTCGTTTATGGCGGAGAGCCGGCTTTGGGTCGTGATGCCGTTCATGTCGGGCGGGTCTCTTCAGTCGATTATGGGTTCTTTGTACCCGAATGGGTTGTCGGAGCAGTGCATTGCTGCGGTTCTGAAGGAGGTTTTGCATGCCTTGTGTTATCTGCATGGGCAAGGGCATCTTCATAGAGATATTAAGGCTGGAAATATTTTGATAG ACTCGAATGGATCCGTAAAGCTCGCAGACTTTGGAGTGTCGGCCTCGATCTACGAGCCCAACTCCGGCCATGGTTCATCAGCAAGGCGACCAATGCTCACCGATCTTGCTGGAACGCCCTACTGGATGGCGCCGGAGGTGATCCACTCGCACAACGGATACAGTTTGAAGGCGGATATCTGGTCTTTCGGCATCACCGCACTAGAACTAGCCCACGGGCGGCCTCCTCTCTCCCACCTGACTCCTTCCAAAACCCTACTCATGAAAATCACGAAGCGCTTTCGATTCTCCGACTACGAGAAAACcaagagcagcagcagcaagaAGTTTTCAAAGGCTTTCAGGGACATGGTggggttgtgtttggatcaagacccatcgAAAAGGCCGTGCGCCGAGAAGTTACTGAAGCATTCGTTTTTCAAGAATTGCAAAGGGACAGATTTTCTTGTGAAGAATGTGTTGCAAGGATTGTCTAGTGTTGAACAGAGGTTCAGAGGATCAAAGCTTCTGAGACTAGCCTCAATGAATAGAAgtactgatgatgatgatgag GGAGATGATGAAGGGTTTTCATTTATGAAACAGAGAAGAATTAGTGGGTGGAACTTCAATGAAGATGGTTTTGAACTAGACCCAGTTTTTCCAACGAACAAGGATGAAGATCCCGACATCGTGAAACAAGTCCGGTTCGGAGGCGAGACGGTCATTCAAAACAGGGGAGGGGATTCGGAGGCATCGGATTCGAGTTCACCGGGAAAAGTTGTCGACGCTCGACTTGGTGACCAAATGAAGGTTTGTTCCGAAACGGGCGATAACGGCGGCGGTGGTGAGGCGGAGTTGGGTGGTGGGAGTGTAGGAAGGGCAGAGGTGGTGGGGAGCCTGTTGTTTCTGAAGAAGAGCTTGGATGCTCAGAGGCAGAGTGTGAGGAATATGATAGTGTTTTTAGGTGGGGGAGAGAGTGTGGATTTGAACAGAGAAGAGCAGTTGGCGCAAGTGATTGAGAATTTGAAGGgggagttggagagagagaagaagaaaaggtttGAATTGGAGATGGAGTTGGAGTTCCTCAAGTTGCAACTTAGCAGTCCCTCTGAGTAG